A genomic window from Silene latifolia isolate original U9 population chromosome Y, ASM4854445v1, whole genome shotgun sequence includes:
- the LOC141630707 gene encoding uncharacterized protein LOC141630707 encodes MTHKHGFEAVDRSLKDVMRVVDARNTTLPFGGKVVVFGGDFRQTLSVVSKGSRVDVVHVSLCSSYLWSSSGSEDTNVDEIRKFSEWILKIGDGLVGDPNDGDAEVDIEFPNDLLIQHVTDPIASLVDITYPDLQNRLWDPNYLQERAILAPTHEIVENVNDYVLSLIHE; translated from the exons atgactCATAAACATGGTTTTGAGGCTGTTGATAGAAGTTTGAAAGACGTCATGCGTGTTGTAGATGCGCGTAATACAACACTACCATTTGGCGGGAAAGTGGTAGTTTTTGGTGGCGATTTTCGCCAAACATTATCGGTTGTTTCCAAAGGGAGCAGAGTTGATGTTGTGCATGTTTCTCTTTGTTCGTCGTATTTGTGGAGTTCAT CCGGAAGTGAAGACACTAATGTAGATGAGATAAGGAAATTCTCGGAGTGGATTCTGAAAATTGGAGATGGGTTGGTCGGGGATCCAAATGATGGTGATGCCGAGGTTGACATAGAGTTCCCCAACGATTTACTTATTCAACACGTGACTGATCCCATTGCCTCCTTAGTAGATATCACTTATCCTGATCTTCAAAACCGTTtatgggacccaaattatcttcaaGAAAGGGCAATTCTTGCACCCACTCACGAAATAGTTGAAAATGTAAATGATTATGTGTTATCTCTTATCCATGAGTAA